In a genomic window of Chryseobacterium sp. G0162:
- a CDS encoding ImmA/IrrE family metallo-endopeptidase produces MNTTLKGDKFEDLAVDLVHKLIEEEELLINMKYIRPYKKKKYKSLSRDGYVEFDYVIELWSPNAERYSIAYFIECKDYKNRVGVSQLKKFHNDIQEVSGANAKGILITRSLLQEGAKTYAEANGFMVVQVNSIEDYKIIYHKIESKDNSIPTLSGIIRDEGILGLTKIIDKQINKAFEEFKVGVSYNIDRISKETIEEMCHVELQEVNPRILSDAENLDINKLKNHLEKKYNISVKYHDDNNLLGYCDIANNTISLHQNVQRTKRELFILCHEFGHYKLHQKLIIDQFTYNNFTESEYNFKMGKHSLTNPKHWIEWQANYFAVSMILPNTSLLAMLWQHQQRLGLNPGKLYLDDQKDNYLNYQTLLYRLSEYFNVTRPNILYRLKELKHYENRSNLKNVREILEGMVIDQHI; encoded by the coding sequence ATGAATACTACTTTAAAAGGAGACAAATTTGAAGACCTCGCAGTAGATCTAGTGCATAAATTAATTGAAGAAGAAGAGCTTCTCATTAATATGAAGTATATCCGTCCTTATAAGAAAAAAAAATACAAATCTTTGTCAAGAGATGGTTATGTTGAATTTGATTATGTCATCGAACTCTGGTCGCCAAATGCAGAAAGATATTCGATAGCTTACTTTATTGAATGTAAGGATTATAAAAATAGAGTTGGTGTAAGTCAGCTAAAAAAGTTCCATAATGATATTCAGGAAGTTTCTGGAGCTAATGCAAAAGGAATTCTAATAACAAGGTCGTTACTGCAAGAGGGAGCTAAAACATATGCAGAAGCAAACGGGTTTATGGTTGTACAGGTAAATAGTATCGAAGATTACAAAATTATCTACCACAAAATAGAATCCAAAGACAATTCTATCCCTACACTCAGTGGTATTATTCGGGATGAAGGTATTTTAGGGTTAACAAAGATTATTGATAAACAAATTAATAAGGCTTTTGAAGAATTTAAAGTAGGTGTTAGTTATAACATTGATCGAATTTCTAAAGAAACAATTGAAGAAATGTGCCATGTTGAACTGCAAGAAGTAAATCCTCGCATTCTTTCTGATGCTGAGAATTTGGACATTAACAAACTTAAGAACCATTTAGAAAAAAAATACAATATTTCCGTAAAATATCATGATGATAATAACCTATTAGGTTATTGTGATATTGCAAATAACACCATTTCATTGCATCAAAATGTTCAAAGAACAAAAAGAGAACTTTTTATTTTATGTCATGAATTCGGACATTATAAACTTCACCAGAAATTAATAATAGATCAGTTTACATATAATAATTTTACTGAAAGTGAATACAATTTTAAGATGGGAAAACATTCGCTAACTAATCCAAAGCATTGGATCGAATGGCAGGCAAATTATTTTGCAGTTTCTATGATTCTACCTAATACTTCTCTTCTTGCAATGCTTTGGCAACATCAGCAAAGGCTGGGGTTGAACCCAGGGAAACTATACCTAGATGATCAAAAAGATAACTACCTGAATTATCAAACTCTATTATATAGACTTAGTGAATATTTTAATGTCACTAGGCCTAATATTCTTTATCGTTTGAAAGAACTTAAACATTATGAAAATAGATCTAATTTAAAAAATGTTAGAGAAATTCTTGAAGGCATGGTGATAGATCAGCATATTTAG
- a CDS encoding restriction endonuclease, with product MENYSRQHKFEIGTKCSVGNCENIAEFEVVLYDFYDFDDEPETFYEQDYTCPFLCKKHLDINENNAEGERKPRGIVYYPYTNKHNAQGYSKYNPIKEVYPQLFSSEEIENNQQLQIQLNEINEELISYLSKHPEYIRQLHHRKFEELIAEIIRSKGFDVTLTLKTRDGGKDIIALYKSPFGHQMFIVECKKYNEENKVGVELVRGLYGVKIAERATKGILVTSSTFTKDARDFVKPLEFELALKDYRDIIQWCKDYKISKYQKTIK from the coding sequence ATGGAAAATTATTCACGTCAGCATAAATTTGAAATTGGGACAAAATGTTCGGTTGGAAACTGTGAAAATATCGCAGAATTTGAAGTTGTCTTGTATGACTTTTACGACTTTGATGATGAACCAGAAACTTTTTACGAACAAGATTATACATGTCCATTTCTCTGTAAAAAACATTTAGATATAAATGAAAATAATGCAGAAGGTGAAAGAAAACCCAGAGGCATTGTTTATTATCCGTACACAAATAAACATAATGCACAAGGATATTCAAAATACAATCCTATAAAAGAGGTTTATCCACAACTTTTTTCTTCTGAAGAAATAGAAAATAATCAACAACTTCAAATTCAATTGAATGAAATTAATGAAGAATTGATTTCCTACTTGTCCAAACATCCTGAATATATAAGACAATTGCATCATCGAAAGTTTGAAGAGTTAATCGCTGAAATTATAAGAAGTAAAGGATTTGATGTGACACTAACACTGAAAACAAGAGACGGTGGAAAGGATATTATTGCACTTTACAAAAGTCCATTTGGACACCAAATGTTTATTGTAGAATGTAAAAAATATAATGAAGAGAACAAGGTTGGTGTTGAATTAGTTCGTGGCTTGTATGGTGTTAAAATAGCTGAAAGAGCTACAAAAGGAATTTTAGTAACTTCATCTACTTTTACAAAAGATGCGCGAGATTTTGTAAAACCATTAGAATTTGAACTTGCCTTGAAAGATTATAGAGATATTATTCAATGGTGCAAAGACTATAAAATTAGTAAGTATCAAAAAACGATTAAATAA